The following proteins come from a genomic window of Aspergillus luchuensis IFO 4308 DNA, chromosome 3, nearly complete sequence:
- a CDS encoding putative NADH-ubiquinone oxidoreductase 14 kDa subunit (COG:S;~EggNog:ENOG410PRIC;~TransMembrane:1 (o33-50i)), whose translation MVHKVLFWGGFGIAVRLWQLGIEMRPILAKESLWVYPLFAGVGGSFGYWLQGVENRQLRILAQRREAILEKRRRRDERESVGLSKPEEAGVLAAAA comes from the exons ATGGTTCACAAAGTCCTCTTCTGGGGCGGCTTCG GCATCGCCGTCCGTCTTTGGCAACTCGGTATCGAAATGCGTCCCATCCTCGCCAAGGAGTCCCTCTGGGTGTACCCCCTCTTCGCCGGAGTCGGAGGCAGCTTCGGTTACTGGCTGCAGGGCGTCGAGAACCGTCAATTGAGAATTCTTGCACAGCGCCGGGAAGCTATCCTGGAGAAGCGCCGGAGGAGAGACGAGCGCGAGTCGGTGGGGTTGAGCAAGCCTGAAGAGGCGGGTGTTTTGGCTGCGGCGGCATAA